The following proteins are encoded in a genomic region of Balaenoptera ricei isolate mBalRic1 chromosome 14, mBalRic1.hap2, whole genome shotgun sequence:
- the RFLNA gene encoding refilin-A isoform X2 encodes MRPRMLPVFFGESIEVNPEPTPEIRCNSEVKYASEKHFRDKVFYAPVPTVTAYSETIVAAPNCTWRSYRSQLTLEPRPRALRFRSTTIIFPKRARSSFRTTLHLSLGRPRRWFTASVQLQLCPRPGPGLPGPAPL; translated from the exons ATGAGGCCCCGGATGCTGCCCGTGTTCTTTGGGGAGAGCATTGAGGTGAACCCAGAGCCCACGCCCGAGATCCG cTGCAATTCTGAGGTCAAGTACGCCTCGGAGAAGCACTTCCGGGACAAGGTCTTCTACGCGCCGGTGCCCACGGTCACGGCCTACAGCGAGACGATCGTGGCCGCGCCTAACTGCACTTGGCGCAGCTACCGCAGCCAGCTGACCCTGGAGCCGCGGCCGCGCGCCCTGCGCTTCCGGAGCACCACCATCATCTTCCCCAAGCGCGCCCGTAGCTCCTTCCGCACCACCCTGCACCTCAGCCTGGGCCGGCCCCGCCGCTGGTTCACGGCCAGCGTGCAGCTGCAGCTGTGCCCGCGCCCCGGGCCCGGCCTGCCGGGCCCCGCGCCGCTCTGA
- the RFLNA gene encoding refilin-A isoform X1, which translates to MVGHLHLQGMEESRKEESREALLDSPDSGLPPSPSPSPPFYSLAPGILDARAGGSGASSEAPGPGEAKAPLPLPPSSPAREMRPRMLPVFFGESIEVNPEPTPEIRCNSEVKYASEKHFRDKVFYAPVPTVTAYSETIVAAPNCTWRSYRSQLTLEPRPRALRFRSTTIIFPKRARSSFRTTLHLSLGRPRRWFTASVQLQLCPRPGPGLPGPAPL; encoded by the exons ATGGTGGGCCACCTGCATCTGCAGGGCATGGAGGAGAGCCGCAAGGAGGAGAGCCGGGAGGCCTTGCTGGACAGCCCTGACTCCGggctgccccccagccccagccccagcccgccCTTCTACTCCCTGGCGCCTGGCATCCTCGACGCCCGCGCGGGGGGCTCTGGCGCCTCCTCGGAGGCCCCCGGACCCGGCGAGGCCAAAGCG cccctccccctccccccgagcTCCCCGGCGCGCGAGATGAGGCCCCGGATGCTGCCCGTGTTCTTTGGGGAGAGCATTGAGGTGAACCCAGAGCCCACGCCCGAGATCCG cTGCAATTCTGAGGTCAAGTACGCCTCGGAGAAGCACTTCCGGGACAAGGTCTTCTACGCGCCGGTGCCCACGGTCACGGCCTACAGCGAGACGATCGTGGCCGCGCCTAACTGCACTTGGCGCAGCTACCGCAGCCAGCTGACCCTGGAGCCGCGGCCGCGCGCCCTGCGCTTCCGGAGCACCACCATCATCTTCCCCAAGCGCGCCCGTAGCTCCTTCCGCACCACCCTGCACCTCAGCCTGGGCCGGCCCCGCCGCTGGTTCACGGCCAGCGTGCAGCTGCAGCTGTGCCCGCGCCCCGGGCCCGGCCTGCCGGGCCCCGCGCCGCTCTGA